The following proteins are co-located in the Fusobacteria bacterium ZRK30 genome:
- a CDS encoding hemagglutinin repeat-containing protein translates to MKVKYFQKSLIYLYIFFSIFGQPIMAAGIVIDQGKNQQAGVENAPNGVPIVNINNPNKNGLSHNYFKEYNVENKGVLINNSKEENIRTQLGGLIQGNSNLGREANTILTEVTGINRSKLEGYTEIVGGAADYILANPNGIYVNGAGFINTPRVTLTTGRSVIDDLGNLKEFDIDNGSVVIGSEGIDGRNVRMVDIISRTAELNGAVYGGDELRVVLGRNKYNYDTGKVSKKEGGYGKKPKVALDGRALGSLYAGRIFIQSTEDGVGVNSQGEVLAGVEDFRINVNGDLVLRDAQAKKNIEITAKNTIIQEKLVGEEGIEIRSNYLKNNGKIGSNKSADILGNTLENNGEISSETLKVSSNTLKNQGEIVTTKSINILGNLTNEKEGILVSGEKISLKNIDNKGTISAVKSIDIAEGLVNNGDGTIIAEGTIASKNIDNEGTISAKNNIDIENNLLNKVEGSIVTEGTIDSKNIDNEGTISAKNNIDIKNNLINKVDGSIVTEGTIASKNIDNEGIISAVESIDITEGLVNKKGAKIVTSKEIRSNLIENSGIISGITGVKAGEGIVNNKEGILVSEGDIWTKNATNSGVISGEKSIKVDSLLENKSGGEILSEGQISLDNLKNSGIVSTTKDLLVNKTMENNNGKITTVGKIQSENTTNTGTISSQNDIYIGGELLNSDIGIIVSGRDIEVVGSLKNQGILSGRDNITINNTVNTGNIYSDGSIFLKELNQNKGTISGVEIEILNEGNLDNKGGKITTGKDSSKLSIRADKIENQNGEILSQGDLIVNTGELTVDGRYVGNKKIDINTTNFINNGLIEGLGIIEISAANNFVNNKDKIIIGNSLKVEGKNFTNNGLLGGAQNSTLTIGSSMVNNSEMSLGSGSSSISVTSGDIRNYGFLTGKGNIKLKGLNIVNSGQIASGNNLTLSGRSILNNEGMLIYSGGDMVVSSSGNVKNNRGELYSGGDMKIVASGKVSNIVGDIEAIGDIEIKAGSLENIGEVTGTHSVEKESGLVTNIDQSQIDKNPIENQMNITMNQLYENNLSSKGSWTWFRGLSLYKTDKIISNYVSYLSYISSGNNIKLEITDDIINREGNILANNNINIKARNLYNENMTKDVKIKLYWKKDYELHGAAMYQLDHDTYYLNGKVYNGNRDKGYILAESDAIQKVGGNKASKISAGGNMSITATKIGNGVLSNDKNIVNSNNTNIGNVVLNNNKVEINSALENEKIKGTVGGEGSLLDTVDTEDYIKIPSGDKGMFVVNDLKSSNKPGFSYLIETNVKFVDMSYYLGSDYFFGKIGYNPEKDIRLLGDAFYETRVVNRAILENTGARYLNGATNEKDQMKMLFDNSVVAMDDLELSLGVALTKAQINNLKEDIVWYVEKKVNGVDVLVPKVYLSKETLASLEGSNRTGLSAGDKMEITALELDNTGVIKSDGDLKIDIDSLLNKTIKGGGIAKIVGNNISIVSANDIDNIGAAIKAKNDLILESVNGKISNINTKRVNTNIDQKIRSSLENTGVIEAGNNIKISGDKIINIGSEIKGKRNVELEGNEVVIGSDEIYNYEKKGGSKNYTIKESVRNKGSLVSGENVSLSAKKNIDVIGSDIAAEKNLSLEAGNDINITATIDSDYYEKQKTREKSWGRGKTTTEIKYNENLNSSNLVSGSDTLIVSGNNVNVAGSNVLSEGDISIGAVNNVNISSAMKGSIDSKQSVKSGFMGLSGRSQKEVETKYTNVGSNIGSVGNLEIQSKNGNINILGSDIESGGDILLDSENNVNIMAVDDITKKQKQKTKYGTSLFGSVDGPSIEVGISTSIEKNKNTSLDTKVVGSNISSDGDIKIISGNNTNVEASDIVGNNVDIEAVNEINIIGRDEIHSSSEKNEKGEIKLSVGVDLSGIKDTFDSMVNATKGIKDLPEVVNVASSLISGKDLNESLAGNEGGLNAINNIINGPSSEGTSAGIYGKIELSKDESSQDSTNRVGSTITANNDVTLKTDNGNMNFEGAKVTAGNDISLDSGENINIISGESTNKGESSSMNISGELNFMTGQISGGIGGSKGSNSETIHSNSEFIAGNKVDISGEDLTIKGGNIIGNEVEIDIDNLVIESVQDTGKSKNIGININASGGGDSSLSGGIGVNYSDYEKEWVNNQSSIIGIENSEITINGNTNIVGGLLGGGNTTLDTGSLTFTDIKDKDKGMDIGINGNLSRNKIEGGSEYEGSVGGNYGALDREQTTRATIGDGKVIVGGGASIFHNIERDTNGKLKVNLNLPNEKYMNTKGEEVVFNKKTGKVIKDGINDGTYNIAGGEVNINGPRDIYLHTKGSTSDVKLWIKYGTGRDDPTTREERETISKQTFDTHVNLVLKPQVDAAKENLKDKDEYFEGE, encoded by the coding sequence ATGAAAGTAAAATATTTTCAGAAAAGTTTAATTTACTTATACATCTTTTTTAGTATATTTGGACAACCAATAATGGCTGCTGGCATTGTAATAGATCAGGGTAAAAATCAACAGGCAGGTGTGGAAAACGCTCCTAACGGGGTTCCCATTGTAAACATTAATAACCCCAACAAAAATGGGTTATCTCACAACTATTTTAAGGAATACAATGTAGAGAACAAGGGAGTACTCATAAATAATAGTAAGGAGGAAAACATTAGAACACAATTAGGCGGGCTTATCCAAGGAAACTCTAACTTAGGCAGGGAAGCCAATACAATTTTGACAGAAGTAACAGGAATAAATAGAAGTAAGCTAGAGGGGTATACAGAGATCGTAGGAGGAGCAGCTGACTATATTTTGGCTAATCCAAATGGAATATATGTAAATGGAGCAGGATTTATTAATACTCCAAGGGTAACATTAACTACAGGAAGATCTGTAATTGATGACCTTGGAAACTTAAAAGAATTTGATATAGATAATGGATCAGTAGTAATTGGAAGTGAAGGTATCGATGGTAGAAATGTAAGGATGGTAGATATTATCTCAAGAACAGCAGAACTTAATGGAGCAGTCTATGGGGGGGATGAACTAAGGGTTGTTTTAGGGAGAAATAAGTATAACTACGATACAGGGAAGGTCAGTAAGAAAGAAGGAGGATACGGAAAAAAACCTAAGGTAGCTTTAGATGGGCGTGCTTTAGGATCTCTATACGCTGGAAGAATATTTATTCAAAGTACAGAAGATGGAGTAGGAGTAAATAGTCAAGGAGAGGTGTTAGCAGGAGTAGAAGATTTTAGGATTAATGTAAATGGTGATCTTGTCCTAAGAGATGCCCAGGCTAAAAAGAATATCGAGATAACAGCTAAAAATACTATTATTCAAGAAAAATTGGTAGGGGAAGAGGGGATAGAGATAAGATCTAACTATCTCAAAAATAATGGAAAGATTGGGAGCAATAAATCTGCCGATATCCTTGGAAACACCCTTGAAAACAATGGAGAGATATCAAGCGAAACATTAAAAGTAAGCAGCAATACTTTAAAGAATCAAGGTGAGATAGTTACAACAAAATCTATTAATATCTTAGGCAATCTTACTAATGAAAAAGAAGGTATTTTGGTTAGTGGTGAGAAAATTTCTTTAAAAAACATAGATAATAAAGGAACCATTTCAGCTGTAAAAAGTATAGATATTGCAGAAGGATTAGTTAATAATGGAGATGGAACTATCATTGCAGAAGGGACTATAGCTTCGAAAAACATAGATAATGAAGGTACTATTTCAGCTAAAAATAATATAGATATAGAAAATAATCTACTAAATAAAGTAGAGGGTTCTATCGTTACTGAAGGGACTATCGATTCGAAAAACATAGATAATGAAGGTACTATTTCAGCTAAGAATAATATAGATATAAAAAATAATCTAATCAATAAAGTAGATGGGTCCATCGTTACTGAGGGGACTATTGCCTCGAAAAACATAGACAATGAAGGAATAATTTCAGCTGTAGAAAGTATAGATATTACAGAAGGATTAGTTAATAAAAAAGGAGCGAAAATTGTAACTAGTAAAGAAATAAGATCTAACCTTATAGAAAACAGCGGGATTATTTCTGGAATAACCGGAGTTAAAGCAGGAGAAGGTATAGTTAATAATAAGGAAGGTATCCTTGTAAGTGAGGGGGATATCTGGACAAAAAATGCAACAAATAGCGGAGTAATCTCTGGAGAGAAAAGTATTAAAGTAGATAGTCTCCTTGAAAATAAAAGTGGTGGAGAGATCCTTAGTGAGGGGCAAATATCCCTAGACAACTTAAAAAATAGTGGTATTGTTTCTACAACAAAAGACTTGTTAGTCAATAAAACAATGGAGAATAACAATGGAAAAATAACAACAGTAGGTAAGATCCAAAGCGAAAATACTACAAATACAGGGACAATCTCTAGTCAAAATGATATTTATATAGGGGGGGAACTATTAAATAGTGATATAGGTATTATCGTAAGTGGAAGGGATATTGAAGTGGTCGGTAGTTTGAAAAATCAAGGGATCTTATCTGGAAGGGACAACATTACAATAAATAACACTGTGAATACAGGAAATATATATAGTGATGGCAGTATCTTTTTAAAAGAACTAAATCAAAATAAGGGAACAATATCAGGAGTAGAGATAGAGATTCTTAATGAAGGAAACTTAGACAATAAAGGAGGGAAGATAACAACAGGAAAGGACAGCTCGAAATTAAGTATAAGGGCAGACAAGATAGAAAATCAAAATGGAGAGATCTTGTCTCAAGGAGATTTAATAGTAAATACAGGGGAACTTACAGTTGATGGAAGGTATGTAGGGAATAAAAAGATAGATATAAACACTACAAATTTTATAAATAATGGATTAATAGAAGGGTTAGGAATAATTGAGATATCTGCAGCAAATAACTTTGTTAATAATAAAGATAAAATAATAATAGGAAACTCATTAAAAGTAGAAGGAAAAAACTTTACTAATAATGGGTTACTAGGTGGTGCACAAAATTCTACACTAACTATCGGTAGTAGTATGGTAAATAATAGTGAGATGAGTCTGGGTAGTGGAAGTAGCAGTATAAGCGTAACGAGTGGAGATATAAGAAATTATGGATTTTTGACAGGAAAAGGAAATATAAAATTAAAGGGTCTAAATATTGTAAATAGTGGACAAATAGCCAGTGGAAACAACCTAACATTAAGTGGTAGAAGTATCCTAAATAATGAAGGGATGCTCATATATTCTGGTGGAGACATGGTAGTTTCCTCTAGTGGTAATGTAAAAAATAATCGTGGCGAACTGTACTCTGGTGGAGACATGAAGATAGTAGCAAGTGGAAAGGTGTCTAATATTGTAGGAGATATAGAAGCAATAGGAGATATAGAGATAAAAGCTGGAAGTTTGGAAAATATAGGAGAGGTAACAGGAACTCATAGTGTAGAGAAGGAGTCAGGGTTAGTAACAAATATAGATCAAAGTCAGATAGATAAAAACCCTATTGAAAATCAAATGAATATAACTATGAATCAACTATATGAAAATAACTTATCTTCCAAGGGAAGTTGGACTTGGTTTAGAGGGTTATCGTTATACAAAACAGACAAGATAATAAGCAATTATGTAAGTTATTTGTCATATATTTCCTCAGGGAACAATATAAAACTAGAGATAACAGATGACATTATTAATAGAGAAGGGAATATCTTAGCAAATAACAATATCAATATTAAAGCTAGAAATCTGTATAATGAAAATATGACTAAAGATGTAAAAATAAAGCTATATTGGAAAAAAGATTATGAATTACACGGGGCAGCTATGTATCAGCTAGATCATGATACATATTATTTGAATGGAAAAGTTTATAACGGAAATAGAGATAAGGGATATATCTTAGCAGAAAGTGATGCTATCCAAAAAGTAGGTGGAAATAAGGCAAGTAAAATTTCTGCTGGTGGTAATATGAGTATAACAGCAACAAAAATAGGGAATGGAGTATTGTCAAATGATAAAAATATAGTAAATAGCAACAACACTAATATCGGTAATGTTGTATTAAATAATAATAAAGTAGAAATCAATAGTGCCTTGGAAAATGAGAAGATAAAGGGAACCGTAGGAGGGGAAGGTAGTCTTTTGGATACTGTCGATACAGAAGATTATATAAAAATTCCAAGTGGAGATAAAGGGATGTTTGTTGTAAATGACCTAAAGAGCAGTAATAAACCTGGGTTTAGCTATTTGATAGAAACAAATGTTAAGTTTGTAGATATGAGTTATTACCTTGGTTCAGATTATTTCTTTGGGAAGATAGGATATAATCCTGAAAAAGATATCAGACTTTTGGGAGACGCTTTTTATGAAACAAGGGTAGTCAACAGAGCGATCCTTGAAAACACAGGAGCCAGATATCTAAATGGTGCAACAAATGAAAAGGATCAGATGAAAATGCTATTTGATAACTCTGTAGTAGCTATGGATGATTTAGAACTGTCATTAGGAGTTGCTCTGACTAAGGCACAAATAAACAACTTAAAAGAGGATATAGTATGGTATGTAGAAAAAAAAGTTAATGGTGTGGATGTTTTGGTCCCTAAAGTCTATCTCTCTAAAGAGACACTGGCTTCATTGGAAGGTAGTAACCGGACTGGTCTTTCTGCCGGGGATAAGATGGAAATAACAGCCCTGGAATTAGATAATACAGGGGTAATAAAATCAGATGGAGATCTTAAGATAGATATAGATTCACTTTTGAATAAAACCATAAAAGGCGGGGGAATAGCAAAGATAGTAGGAAACAATATAAGTATAGTATCTGCTAATGATATAGATAATATTGGTGCTGCTATCAAGGCTAAAAATGATTTGATCTTAGAGTCAGTTAATGGGAAAATCAGTAATATAAACACTAAAAGGGTAAATACAAATATAGATCAAAAGATTAGATCAAGTCTTGAAAACACAGGGGTGATAGAGGCAGGGAACAATATAAAAATCAGTGGAGATAAGATAATAAATATAGGAAGCGAGATAAAAGGTAAGAGGAATGTTGAATTAGAAGGAAATGAGGTCGTAATCGGCTCCGATGAGATATACAACTATGAAAAGAAAGGTGGCAGTAAAAACTATACCATCAAGGAAAGTGTAAGAAATAAAGGTAGTTTAGTAAGTGGAGAAAATGTTTCTCTTTCTGCTAAAAAAAATATCGATGTAATCGGATCGGATATAGCAGCAGAAAAAAATCTTTCTCTAGAAGCAGGAAATGATATAAATATCACAGCAACTATTGATTCTGACTATTATGAGAAGCAGAAAACAAGGGAAAAATCATGGGGCAGGGGGAAAACTACAACAGAGATTAAATATAATGAAAACCTAAACAGCAGTAATCTGGTCTCTGGAAGTGACACGCTGATAGTATCAGGAAACAATGTTAATGTGGCAGGAAGCAATGTCCTCAGTGAGGGAGATATCTCGATAGGGGCAGTAAACAACGTGAATATTAGTTCTGCTATGAAAGGAAGTATAGATTCTAAACAGAGTGTGAAGAGTGGATTTATGGGACTTAGCGGAAGATCTCAAAAGGAAGTTGAAACTAAGTATACAAACGTAGGGTCTAATATTGGTTCTGTTGGGAATTTAGAAATTCAGTCTAAAAATGGAAATATAAATATCTTAGGATCTGATATAGAAAGTGGAGGAGATATTTTATTAGATAGTGAAAATAATGTAAATATTATGGCAGTCGATGATATAACTAAAAAACAAAAACAGAAAACAAAATATGGAACTTCGTTATTTGGAAGTGTAGATGGACCAAGTATCGAGGTGGGAATAAGTACTAGTATAGAAAAAAACAAAAATACAAGCTTGGATACTAAAGTTGTTGGTAGTAATATATCAAGTGATGGAGATATTAAAATAATTAGTGGAAATAATACTAATGTTGAGGCTAGTGATATAGTTGGAAATAATGTAGATATCGAGGCAGTAAACGAGATTAATATTATTGGTAGAGATGAGATTCATAGCAGTAGTGAGAAAAATGAAAAAGGAGAAATAAAACTAAGTGTAGGAGTAGATCTATCTGGAATAAAAGATACTTTTGACTCTATGGTCAATGCTACAAAAGGGATAAAAGATCTACCAGAAGTAGTTAATGTCGCAAGTAGTCTAATAAGTGGAAAAGATTTAAATGAATCTCTAGCAGGAAATGAAGGTGGGTTGAATGCTATAAACAATATAATAAATGGACCATCAAGTGAAGGAACTAGTGCTGGGATATATGGAAAGATAGAACTATCAAAAGATGAGAGTAGTCAAGACAGTACAAATAGAGTAGGAAGCACAATAACAGCAAATAATGATGTAACTTTAAAAACTGATAATGGTAATATGAACTTTGAGGGTGCTAAGGTAACAGCAGGAAATGATATAAGTCTCGACTCTGGAGAAAATATCAATATTATTAGCGGGGAAAGCACAAACAAAGGAGAATCTTCATCAATGAATATAAGTGGAGAACTCAATTTCATGACTGGTCAAATATCAGGAGGTATAGGAGGATCTAAAGGATCAAATAGCGAAACTATACATTCTAATTCAGAATTTATAGCAGGAAACAAGGTAGATATTTCAGGAGAAGACCTTACAATAAAAGGTGGAAATATCATAGGGAATGAGGTGGAAATAGATATAGATAATCTAGTGATAGAAAGTGTGCAAGATACTGGAAAATCTAAAAATATTGGAATAAATATAAATGCAAGTGGAGGAGGAGACAGCTCCCTCTCAGGAGGAATAGGAGTTAACTATAGTGATTATGAGAAAGAATGGGTTAATAATCAAAGTTCTATTATAGGGATTGAAAACTCAGAGATAACAATAAATGGTAATACAAATATAGTAGGAGGGTTATTAGGAGGAGGAAATACTACTCTTGATACTGGAAGTTTAACTTTTACAGATATAAAAGATAAAGATAAGGGGATGGATATAGGGATAAATGGTAATTTATCAAGAAACAAAATAGAAGGTGGAAGCGAATATGAAGGAAGTGTAGGAGGAAATTATGGTGCTCTAGATAGGGAACAAACCACACGGGCAACTATAGGAGATGGAAAAGTAATAGTAGGAGGAGGTGCCTCTATATTTCATAATATAGAAAGAGATACAAATGGTAAATTAAAAGTAAATCTAAATCTTCCAAATGAAAAATATATGAATACAAAAGGGGAGGAAGTAGTGTTTAATAAAAAAACTGGAAAGGTGATAAAAGATGGGATAAATGATGGAACATATAATATAGCGGGAGGAGAAGTAAATATAAACGGACCAAGAGATATATATTTACATACAAAAGGAAGTACAAGCGATGTTAAGCTTTGGATAAAGTATGGAACAGGAAGAGACGATCCTACCACTAGGGAAGAAAGGGAAACAATCAGTAAGCAAACTTTTGATACACATGTAAATTTAGTTTTAAAACCACAAGTAGACGCAGCAAAAGAAAATCTAAAGGATAAAGATGAATATTTTGAGGGGGAATAA
- the pflA gene encoding pyruvate formate-lyase-activating protein, which translates to MELTGKLHSFESCGTVDGPGIRFIVFTQGCPLRCKYCHNPDTWDLKDAKYERSIDFTINEIKKYKPFFRNGGGLTVTGGEPFVQINYIEALFKRAKEEGIHTAVDTSGYIFNDRVKEVLEYVDLVLLDIKSINPDTYKNLTGVELENTLKFAEYLNSIGKPVWIRHVVVPGITDKKENLEKLANYVSKLKNVEKVELLPFHQLGTHKWEEMNLEYPLKDVKEPTASEMKEARQIFRDKGIEC; encoded by the coding sequence ATGGAATTAACAGGAAAGTTACATTCATTTGAAAGTTGTGGGACCGTAGATGGGCCTGGTATTAGATTTATTGTATTTACACAAGGGTGTCCTTTAAGATGTAAATATTGTCATAACCCGGATACATGGGATCTTAAAGATGCTAAATATGAAAGAAGTATTGATTTTACTATAAATGAAATAAAAAAATATAAGCCGTTTTTTAGAAATGGTGGAGGATTAACAGTTACAGGCGGGGAACCATTTGTACAAATAAATTATATAGAAGCTCTATTCAAAAGAGCTAAAGAAGAAGGAATTCATACTGCTGTAGATACTTCTGGTTATATATTCAATGACAGGGTAAAGGAAGTTCTTGAATATGTGGACTTAGTATTATTAGATATCAAAAGTATAAATCCAGATACTTATAAGAACCTGACAGGAGTAGAATTAGAAAATACTCTAAAATTTGCTGAATATTTAAATAGCATAGGAAAACCTGTGTGGATAAGACATGTTGTTGTTCCTGGAATAACAGATAAGAAGGAAAATTTAGAAAAATTAGCAAATTATGTTTCTAAATTAAAAAATGTAGAAAAAGTTGAACTACTTCCGTTTCATCAACTTGGAACACATAAGTGGGAAGAGATGAACCTTGAGTACCCTCTAAAAGATGTGAAGGAACCTACTGCATCAGAGATGAAGGAAGCAAGACAAATATTTAGAGATAAAGGTATTGAATGTTAG
- a CDS encoding ShlB/FhaC/HecB family hemolysin secretion/activation protein, whose amino-acid sequence MNNKIILLFFLMFNFSYSNQQEINREERRKQEKEVRELEKYNTQEEVQLHKIEKKAPKSVKKLRMVFIDGNTILEYKKIEKIKNKHLMKKDGGSIINLMKDLENAYLKKGYISVRVKINTEKSNLQDGVVYLKVIEGVLEDIQFKDKRNRGRLKIFTSFPVSKGNILNINDLDQGIDNLNSVSSNNAKLDILPGKSLGGSIIEIDNQKFKRVSGTINYNNLGQDFTGKDRVKLSLMFEDILGVNDSFMVSYQQKLGWEIDEDNDDFSFFFKIPVKYWEFSISRSQSEYLSAIESFNHIYESTGVSTNINYSVRRIVNRNSKGKTSIGMTLTEKDTKNYFDGIKLITGSRKLSILKTDLNHNRRFLGGILSGNLAYHEGLDRFGAKSDEDNGVFSPKAQFQKYTANLNWYKPFVIKKQNLLYRFTFSGQYTDDILYSSESMNIGDDTTIRGFRNDSSSGDKGFYLRNELGYRYTFFEPFIGYDYGRVKSVFKDEYYKKSGDKMSGATIGVKVYLNYFDMSLSYSKPLTAPSYIEKNTHELYFTTSIKF is encoded by the coding sequence ATGAATAATAAAATTATATTACTATTTTTTTTGATGTTTAACTTTAGTTACTCTAACCAGCAGGAAATCAACAGGGAGGAGAGGAGAAAACAGGAAAAAGAGGTAAGGGAACTTGAAAAATATAATACGCAAGAGGAAGTACAACTACATAAGATAGAAAAGAAAGCTCCGAAGTCAGTAAAGAAACTAAGGATGGTATTTATTGATGGAAACACAATATTAGAATATAAGAAGATCGAGAAAATAAAAAATAAACATCTTATGAAAAAAGACGGGGGAAGTATCATTAACTTAATGAAAGACCTTGAGAATGCATATTTAAAAAAAGGGTATATCTCTGTAAGGGTAAAGATAAATACGGAAAAATCAAATTTACAGGATGGGGTGGTTTATCTAAAAGTAATAGAGGGAGTTCTGGAAGATATACAATTTAAAGATAAAAGAAATAGAGGCAGGTTAAAAATATTTACCTCATTCCCAGTTTCTAAAGGAAATATACTTAATATCAATGACCTGGATCAGGGGATAGATAATTTAAATTCTGTATCTTCAAATAACGCAAAACTAGATATACTCCCCGGAAAATCTCTAGGTGGAAGTATTATTGAAATTGATAATCAAAAATTTAAAAGAGTTTCCGGAACTATTAATTATAATAATTTAGGACAAGACTTTACTGGAAAAGACAGGGTGAAATTATCCCTTATGTTTGAAGATATCTTGGGGGTTAACGATTCCTTTATGGTTAGTTATCAGCAAAAACTGGGATGGGAGATCGATGAAGATAATGATGATTTTTCATTTTTCTTTAAAATTCCCGTAAAATATTGGGAATTTTCTATATCAAGGTCCCAATCAGAATATCTTTCCGCAATAGAATCTTTTAATCATATTTATGAATCTACAGGAGTTTCTACAAATATAAATTATTCTGTGAGACGTATAGTCAACAGAAATAGTAAAGGGAAAACATCTATTGGAATGACCCTTACAGAAAAAGATACAAAAAACTATTTTGATGGGATAAAGCTCATAACCGGTTCAAGAAAACTTTCTATATTAAAAACAGATCTTAACCACAACAGGAGATTTTTAGGTGGGATTTTGTCTGGAAATTTAGCTTATCACGAGGGTCTCGACAGGTTTGGTGCAAAAAGTGATGAGGATAACGGAGTATTTTCTCCAAAGGCACAATTTCAAAAATATACTGCTAATCTAAATTGGTATAAACCATTTGTAATAAAAAAACAAAACCTTTTATACAGATTTACTTTCAGCGGACAATATACAGATGATATTTTATATTCCTCTGAAAGTATGAATATAGGAGATGACACCACTATAAGAGGATTTAGAAATGATTCCTCTTCTGGAGATAAAGGGTTCTATCTAAGAAATGAACTTGGCTACAGGTATACATTTTTCGAGCCATTTATTGGATACGATTATGGAAGGGTCAAAAGTGTTTTTAAAGATGAATATTATAAAAAAAGTGGGGATAAGATGAGCGGAGCAACTATAGGGGTCAAGGTATATTTAAATTATTTTGATATGAGTTTATCATACTCTAAACCTTTGACTGCACCATCATATATAGAAAAAAATACACATGAACTATATTTTACAACCAGTATAAAGTTTTAA